The following are encoded in a window of Paenibacillaceae bacterium GAS479 genomic DNA:
- a CDS encoding ATP-binding cassette, subfamily F, uup has protein sequence MHLLSVEHLTKTYGEKKLFEDVSFGIAEGDKIGIIGVNGTGKSTFLKAIAGIDPADSGKVVIPPRVSVRMLLQNPEFDPDETVLEHVLGGDTPQLRAVREYAAALEELERSSSDEALQQRLLKANAAMDQQDAWQLESDARTALSKLGITSFDAKLATLSGGQRKRVAMAAALLSPSDVLILDEPTNHIDNESVAWLEGMLQKRRGALLMVTHDRYFLDRVSNRVIELDGGRAFFYTANYSRFLELKLEREERESASEAKRKNLLRNELAWIRRGAKARSTKQKARIERFETLKDAGPDKAAGKLDLSVASSRLGRKIIELENVGKGYGERTLIRDFSYIAVPEDRVGIIGRNGSGKSTLLKLIAGRLQPDAGVVSLGPTVKLGYFSQEHEEMDESMRVIEYIREQAEQIRTADGTTISAGQLLERFLFPPAMQWSPIAKLSGGEKRRLQLLRILSGAPNVLLLDEPTNDLDIATLSVLEEYLEDFPGVVLVVSHDRYFLDRTVERIYAFEGGGFITEHTGNYTEYEEGLAKKGGSDNQPAAGGGAGATGGRRSLAASDSPTTAITGDVETASPGDAAPRREARLRMSYQEQKDYEAIDGWIAEAEEKLSRVQEEMGTSGSDSVRLQQLMAEQETLEGRLEELLERWTYLNELVEQIEAQKTKNRS, from the coding sequence ATGCATCTGTTATCGGTAGAGCATCTGACTAAAACCTACGGGGAGAAAAAGCTGTTCGAAGACGTCAGCTTTGGCATCGCCGAAGGAGACAAAATCGGTATTATTGGCGTGAACGGAACAGGCAAGTCCACTTTTCTGAAGGCAATAGCCGGCATAGATCCGGCTGATTCCGGCAAGGTTGTCATTCCGCCGCGCGTCAGCGTACGCATGCTGCTCCAAAATCCGGAGTTCGATCCGGACGAAACGGTGCTGGAGCATGTGCTCGGCGGCGATACGCCGCAGTTGCGGGCGGTGCGTGAGTATGCGGCCGCTCTGGAGGAACTGGAGCGCAGCAGCTCCGACGAGGCGTTGCAGCAGCGGCTGCTGAAGGCGAATGCGGCGATGGATCAGCAGGACGCATGGCAGCTGGAGAGCGACGCACGCACAGCACTGTCGAAGCTCGGTATTACGAGCTTCGACGCCAAGCTTGCTACGCTGTCCGGTGGGCAGCGTAAGCGGGTTGCGATGGCGGCGGCGCTACTGTCGCCGTCTGATGTGCTTATTTTGGATGAGCCTACTAACCATATCGACAATGAGTCGGTCGCCTGGCTGGAAGGCATGCTTCAGAAACGGCGCGGCGCGCTGCTTATGGTGACGCATGATCGCTATTTCTTGGACCGGGTCAGCAACCGGGTCATCGAGTTGGATGGCGGGCGGGCGTTTTTCTATACGGCGAATTACAGCCGATTCCTGGAGCTCAAGCTGGAGCGCGAAGAGCGTGAGTCAGCAAGCGAGGCCAAGCGGAAAAATCTGCTTCGCAACGAACTGGCATGGATTCGCCGGGGCGCGAAGGCGCGCTCGACGAAGCAAAAAGCTCGCATTGAGCGCTTCGAGACACTTAAAGATGCCGGACCGGATAAAGCTGCTGGCAAGCTTGATCTGTCTGTAGCCTCATCGCGGCTTGGCCGCAAAATCATCGAGCTGGAAAACGTGGGCAAAGGGTACGGTGAGCGCACGTTGATCCGGGATTTCAGCTATATCGCTGTTCCCGAGGATCGTGTCGGCATTATCGGGCGCAACGGCAGCGGCAAGTCCACGCTGCTCAAGTTAATTGCGGGCAGGCTGCAGCCGGATGCCGGAGTAGTATCACTCGGTCCTACCGTCAAGCTCGGTTACTTCTCCCAGGAGCATGAGGAGATGGATGAGTCGATGCGTGTAATCGAGTACATCCGCGAGCAGGCGGAGCAAATACGTACGGCTGATGGCACGACGATCTCGGCAGGCCAACTGCTGGAGCGCTTCCTGTTCCCGCCAGCGATGCAGTGGTCGCCGATTGCCAAGCTGTCCGGCGGCGAGAAGCGCCGCCTGCAACTGCTGCGCATTTTGAGCGGTGCGCCGAATGTACTGCTGCTGGACGAGCCGACCAATGACCTGGATATCGCCACACTGAGCGTACTGGAAGAATATTTAGAGGATTTCCCAGGCGTCGTGCTGGTCGTTTCCCATGACCGGTATTTTCTGGACCGGACGGTGGAGCGCATTTACGCCTTTGAGGGCGGGGGCTTCATCACGGAGCATACGGGCAACTACACGGAATATGAGGAAGGCCTCGCTAAAAAAGGTGGCTCCGATAACCAGCCAGCAGCGGGTGGTGGAGCTGGGGCAACAGGGGGCCGCAGATCGCTGGCCGCTAGCGATTCACCGACTACCGCCATCACCGGCGACGTGGAGACAGCTTCCCCTGGTGATGCAGCACCGCGCCGCGAAGCACGGCTGCGCATGTCCTACCAGGAGCAGAAGGACTACGAGGCAATTGACGGCTGGATTGCTGAGGCCGAGGAAAAGCTGTCCCGCGTGCAGGAGGAAATGGGCACCTCGGGCAGTGATTCCGTTCGGCTACAGCAATTAATGGCGGAGCAGGAAACGCTGGAGGGCCGCCTGGAAGAGCTGTTGGAGCGCTGGACTTATTTGAACGAGTTGGTAGAGCAGATAGAAGCCCAAAAAACCAAAAATAGGAGCTGA
- a CDS encoding 2-keto-4-pentenoate hydratase/2-oxohepta-3-ene-1,7-dioic acid hydratase (catechol pathway) — translation MSLHSDYNQESIRNIYCIGRNYRLHALELGNEVPKSPMVFTKPTHALVPMDGREVELPGREGEVHFELEIVLRAGRDWEPGLAADELFDAMALGLDLTLRDVQSRLKEKGHPWLAAKGFLGSSPLGPWLPFPGLVGLTGADFSLLRGAEVAQLGNASDMIFPPDVLAEHIGSRYGLRRGDVIYTGTPAGVAALLDGERLTALWNGEPAGSLQVKLRS, via the coding sequence ATGAGCCTTCATTCGGACTACAACCAGGAATCGATCCGCAATATTTATTGCATCGGGCGCAACTACCGCCTGCATGCGCTGGAGCTTGGCAATGAGGTGCCGAAGTCTCCAATGGTGTTTACCAAGCCGACTCATGCTCTGGTCCCAATGGATGGCCGCGAAGTGGAACTCCCGGGCCGCGAAGGCGAGGTCCACTTCGAGTTGGAGATCGTTTTGCGCGCTGGACGGGACTGGGAGCCAGGACTGGCGGCAGACGAGCTGTTTGATGCGATGGCGCTTGGCCTTGATCTGACGCTGCGCGATGTGCAAAGCCGACTCAAGGAGAAAGGCCATCCATGGCTGGCTGCCAAAGGTTTCCTTGGCTCATCGCCGCTCGGGCCATGGCTGCCGTTCCCTGGGCTTGTCGGACTGACTGGAGCAGATTTCTCTCTGCTGCGAGGAGCGGAGGTTGCCCAGCTTGGCAATGCCTCCGATATGATCTTCCCGCCGGATGTGCTGGCAGAGCATATCGGCTCGCGTTACGGTTTGCGGCGCGGCGACGTTATTTACACCGGCACGCCAGCCGGCGTGGCAGCGCTGCTCGATGGTGAGCGTCTTACCGCCCTCTGGAATGGCGAGCCGGCTGGCTCGCTGCAGGTTAAGCTGCGCTCCTAG
- a CDS encoding YhgE/Pip C-terminal domain-containing protein → MAQAIMTFLKRPTTIAGFAVALVMQIIFSVLWMTGYDGIGGRANELGIAVVSDDRKAGDAVAEQLVSTLPFQMKRVNSIDEAKNMLDERNVHLIVYFPADFTAKAADAKEGAAIQYWINESNPVNVKGIMSGVISQITQSVNSQTTATGISSVLSAQGMDKTAANAAAGQLSTRVHAETNSMHAVPNFKDQMVPMMIVLASWVGAMIMAQNFNASSMAIGASVGKWKKFGAQLVVTIVAGLVISLVSASLLAALGDKMESGFLAFWLFELLMLLTFMLTAQMFIYVLGMAGMLLNVLFMSLQLVSSGTTVPRELLPPFFHDIGTFLPATYSIQGIMNLLFGGPSSSQDVLILVMMAAAALIISIAAVGLRKSRSVSPAVAAEAVQR, encoded by the coding sequence ATGGCTCAAGCAATAATGACATTTTTGAAAAGGCCGACTACAATAGCTGGTTTTGCAGTGGCTCTTGTGATGCAGATTATTTTTTCGGTGTTGTGGATGACGGGGTACGACGGTATTGGGGGACGCGCAAACGAACTTGGTATTGCTGTAGTGAGCGACGACCGCAAGGCCGGAGACGCTGTGGCCGAGCAGCTCGTCAGCACGCTGCCGTTTCAAATGAAGCGGGTCAACAGCATTGACGAAGCGAAAAATATGCTTGATGAGCGCAACGTTCATCTGATCGTTTATTTCCCGGCGGACTTTACGGCCAAGGCGGCGGATGCCAAAGAGGGGGCGGCGATTCAATATTGGATCAACGAATCGAACCCGGTGAATGTTAAAGGTATTATGAGCGGCGTCATAAGCCAGATTACGCAAAGCGTAAACAGCCAGACGACAGCAACAGGCATCAGCAGTGTGTTGTCAGCGCAGGGAATGGACAAAACGGCTGCTAACGCCGCTGCGGGACAGTTGTCCACCAGGGTGCACGCCGAAACAAACTCTATGCATGCTGTGCCGAATTTTAAAGATCAGATGGTGCCGATGATGATCGTGCTGGCTTCTTGGGTCGGGGCGATGATTATGGCGCAAAATTTTAACGCTTCTTCCATGGCGATTGGAGCTTCTGTTGGAAAATGGAAAAAGTTTGGCGCGCAGCTCGTCGTTACGATAGTCGCAGGACTAGTCATCTCGCTGGTGAGCGCTTCGCTCCTTGCCGCGCTTGGCGATAAGATGGAGAGCGGCTTCCTAGCCTTCTGGCTATTCGAATTGCTTATGCTGCTTACTTTTATGCTGACGGCACAAATGTTTATTTACGTACTGGGCATGGCTGGAATGCTCCTGAACGTCCTGTTCATGTCGCTGCAACTGGTAAGCTCCGGAACAACGGTGCCTCGCGAGCTGCTGCCACCATTTTTCCACGATATCGGCACGTTTCTGCCGGCGACCTATTCCATTCAAGGGATTATGAATCTGCTGTTCGGAGGTCCTTCTTCCAGCCAAGACGTTCTCATTCTAGTGATGATGGCGGCTGCCGCGCTGATCATTAGCATCGCCGCTGTCGGTCTTCGGAAAAGCCGTTCCGTTTCTCCGGCAGTTGCGGCTGAGGCCGTACAGCGTTAA
- a CDS encoding transcriptional regulator, TetR family, which produces MRARILRAAKSLFASQGFDKTTIRQICEAADANIALVSYHFGGKEGVFIAIFDTYFPEDMIREPSPTQRADIHLFLFIQEMERFRFRDQELGTILRQEVSLQSPRREIIHRRQNRTWTYLEQVLKQGSEQGLFHFRSLDRTMMILIGTLLSIPSIWTRSDNVSELDQHEQERIIEDIQNFIFRALQCPIPTEIDVN; this is translated from the coding sequence GTGAGAGCCCGGATATTGCGCGCGGCCAAAAGCCTGTTCGCTTCACAGGGCTTCGATAAAACAACCATCAGGCAAATTTGTGAAGCGGCGGACGCCAATATTGCGCTTGTTTCGTATCATTTCGGTGGGAAGGAAGGCGTATTCATAGCTATCTTCGACACTTACTTTCCGGAAGATATGATCAGGGAGCCGTCTCCAACGCAGAGGGCCGATATCCATTTATTCCTGTTTATTCAGGAAATGGAGCGTTTCCGCTTCAGGGATCAGGAACTCGGTACCATTTTGCGGCAAGAGGTTAGCCTGCAGTCTCCGCGTCGGGAGATCATCCATCGTCGGCAAAACAGAACTTGGACGTATTTAGAGCAGGTGCTGAAACAGGGGAGCGAGCAGGGCTTGTTTCATTTCCGCTCGTTGGATCGAACGATGATGATCCTAATTGGGACTTTGCTGTCCATCCCAAGTATATGGACCAGGTCCGACAATGTTTCGGAATTGGATCAGCATGAGCAAGAACGAATTATTGAAGATATTCAGAATTTTATTTTCAGAGCTTTGCAATGCCCGATTCCTACAGAGATAGACGTTAATTAA
- a CDS encoding starvation-inducible DNA-binding protein: MTQATVNVNQIVADISSALNIQVANWSVLYVKLHQFHWLVKGPHFFTLHEKFQELYEEAAQRTDELAERVLAIGGRPLSTMRDYLAASTLSEGNGSESAMEMARSIAADYRTMAVELKEAVPAIEEAGDAVSADMLIGIMEGLQKHIWMLDAFTAE; this comes from the coding sequence ATGACTCAAGCTACCGTCAACGTAAACCAAATCGTCGCGGATATTTCCTCCGCCCTTAATATCCAAGTAGCAAATTGGAGCGTACTGTACGTCAAGCTGCATCAGTTCCACTGGCTGGTGAAAGGGCCGCATTTCTTCACGCTGCATGAGAAATTCCAGGAGCTGTACGAAGAAGCCGCTCAGCGGACCGACGAGCTGGCAGAACGCGTACTCGCTATCGGAGGCCGTCCGCTGTCCACGATGCGAGATTACTTGGCCGCCTCGACGCTCAGCGAAGGGAACGGCAGCGAAAGCGCCATGGAAATGGCTAGGTCGATCGCGGCCGACTACCGGACGATGGCAGTTGAACTGAAAGAGGCCGTTCCGGCGATTGAGGAAGCCGGAGATGCGGTGTCAGCCGACATGCTGATCGGAATTATGGAAGGGCTGCAAAAGCATATCTGGATGCTGGATGCTTTTACGGCCGAATAA
- a CDS encoding secondary thiamine-phosphate synthase enzyme, protein MLITETLRTSRRDEMIDITRQIQSHIQASGIVSGEALVYCPHTTAGITIQENADPDVKHDILLRLDEVYPWEHPRYRHAEGNTAAHLKALTTGTSQTIPIENGRLALGRWQGVYFCEFDGPRSREYRIRLRN, encoded by the coding sequence ATGTTGATTACCGAAACGTTGCGAACTTCCAGAAGAGACGAAATGATCGACATTACCCGCCAGATCCAGTCCCACATTCAGGCCTCCGGAATTGTAAGCGGCGAAGCGCTCGTTTACTGCCCCCACACGACTGCCGGAATTACGATTCAGGAAAATGCCGATCCCGACGTCAAACATGATATTTTACTGCGCTTGGACGAGGTATATCCATGGGAGCATCCGCGCTACCGGCATGCGGAGGGCAACACCGCCGCGCATCTTAAAGCTTTGACGACCGGCACGAGCCAAACGATTCCGATCGAAAACGGCCGACTGGCGCTGGGCCGCTGGCAGGGTGTTTATTTCTGCGAATTCGACGGCCCGCGCTCCCGCGAATACAGAATCCGGCTGAGGAATTAG
- a CDS encoding UTP--glucose-1-phosphate uridylyltransferase gives MTHIRKAIIPAGGLGTRFLPATKAQPKEMMPLIDKPAIQYIVEEAVASGIESIMIVSGRNKRAIEDHFDKSVELEAELEERGSEEMLELVRGISRLADIVYVRQREPLGLGHAVLCARSFIGSEPFAVLLGDDILRSEKPCLGEMMNYYHETGSSVISVMEVPKDQTHKYGIVDLEGEGLYPRIRNLVEKPAPGEAPSNWAVVGRYVLDPAVFRLLERAEPGKGGEIQLTDSLQKLNSVLPMHAYKFQGRRHDVGDKLGFVQATIDMALEREDLADAVREYMRNKLNPGLTTI, from the coding sequence TTGACGCATATTCGCAAAGCGATCATACCGGCCGGTGGTCTCGGAACGCGTTTCCTGCCAGCGACGAAGGCGCAGCCGAAGGAAATGATGCCGCTGATCGATAAGCCGGCCATCCAATATATTGTAGAAGAGGCGGTTGCCTCGGGCATCGAGAGCATTATGATCGTCAGCGGTCGGAACAAACGCGCCATCGAGGATCATTTTGACAAGTCGGTGGAGCTGGAGGCCGAGCTTGAAGAGCGGGGCAGCGAGGAAATGCTGGAGCTGGTACGCGGAATTTCCCGCCTTGCGGACATCGTATATGTGCGGCAGCGTGAGCCGCTTGGGCTTGGGCATGCTGTGCTTTGTGCACGCAGCTTCATTGGCAGCGAGCCTTTCGCGGTATTGCTAGGCGATGATATTCTGCGGTCCGAAAAGCCTTGCCTGGGCGAAATGATGAACTACTACCATGAAACCGGATCGTCTGTCATCTCGGTCATGGAAGTGCCGAAGGATCAGACTCACAAGTATGGCATCGTGGATCTGGAAGGCGAGGGCTTGTATCCCCGCATTCGCAATCTGGTGGAAAAGCCGGCTCCAGGCGAGGCGCCGTCCAATTGGGCCGTTGTGGGCCGCTATGTGCTCGATCCGGCTGTTTTCCGTCTGCTGGAGCGAGCTGAGCCGGGCAAGGGCGGCGAAATCCAATTGACGGATAGCCTGCAGAAGCTCAACTCCGTGCTGCCGATGCACGCTTACAAATTCCAGGGACGCCGTCATGATGTCGGTGACAAACTGGGCTTTGTTCAAGCGACAATCGACATGGCGCTGGAGCGCGAGGACCTAGCTGATGCAGTACGCGAGTATATGCGTAACAAGCTTAACCCCGGATTGACCACTATTTGA
- a CDS encoding Trypsin-like peptidase domain-containing protein, translating to MRWNEKLSAAAAAFLLLAGGAVALALHQYLPQRVGTEPLLAVTPPAGQGTDGASALKEIIFNTQKKVVTIQSDSGLGSGFLYNDKGDVLTNAHVVAGSRTVRVTTSDARELTGEVIGIGTDLDIAVVRVPELAGSQPLKLERGGRVEVGDPVIAVGSPLGLQSTVTTGIVSGLGRSFMMKPYTYRNLYQISAPIAPGNSGGPLVDQTTGAVLGMNSAEMQDGEIGFSIPIADLISIAEAWSRSPMTKLPGVTDHDESSAADKKTITSYAGYLVSRFYESLNNGDYVYAYSLIGYIWKQEDPYEEFRNGYLPTKNVVIKSLSVTKDSDRSATVTATIEAEEHAQNGETVKRNFEVVYKVGYENGQLKLIDGKGKELDKQGKELKKK from the coding sequence ATGAGATGGAACGAGAAGCTGTCCGCAGCGGCGGCTGCGTTTCTGCTGTTGGCAGGAGGCGCAGTCGCGCTGGCGCTGCATCAATATTTGCCACAGCGCGTAGGGACGGAGCCGCTGCTGGCTGTGACTCCGCCTGCAGGTCAGGGTACCGATGGGGCGAGCGCGTTGAAGGAAATTATTTTTAATACCCAGAAAAAGGTCGTTACGATCCAGAGCGACAGCGGGCTTGGCTCTGGGTTCTTGTACAATGACAAAGGCGATGTGCTGACGAATGCCCATGTAGTAGCTGGCTCGCGCACGGTGAGGGTGACTACTTCGGACGCCAGGGAGCTGACCGGCGAGGTGATCGGCATCGGCACCGATCTCGATATCGCTGTTGTACGAGTACCGGAGCTAGCTGGTTCACAGCCACTCAAGCTGGAGCGCGGAGGACGCGTCGAAGTGGGTGATCCCGTCATCGCCGTTGGCAGTCCACTGGGCCTGCAAAGTACGGTTACGACCGGCATCGTCAGCGGACTTGGAAGAAGCTTCATGATGAAGCCATATACTTACCGCAATCTGTACCAGATTTCCGCTCCCATTGCCCCTGGCAACAGCGGGGGGCCTCTAGTCGACCAAACAACCGGAGCTGTATTAGGCATGAACTCTGCCGAGATGCAGGATGGCGAGATTGGATTCAGCATTCCGATCGCAGATCTAATCAGCATTGCTGAGGCATGGTCACGCAGTCCAATGACCAAACTGCCCGGTGTTACCGATCATGACGAGTCATCAGCGGCTGACAAAAAGACGATCACCAGTTATGCCGGGTATCTTGTTTCCCGTTTCTACGAAAGTCTCAACAATGGTGATTATGTGTATGCGTACTCGCTCATCGGCTACATCTGGAAACAGGAAGATCCATACGAGGAATTCCGCAATGGTTACTTACCAACCAAAAATGTCGTCATCAAGAGCTTGAGCGTTACAAAGGACAGCGATCGAAGCGCGACGGTAACGGCAACCATCGAGGCGGAGGAGCATGCTCAAAACGGAGAGACGGTGAAGAGAAACTTCGAGGTTGTTTATAAAGTCGGGTACGAGAACGGTCAGCTCAAGCTTATCGATGGCAAAGGTAAGGAGCTCGACAAGCAGGGCAAGGAGCTTAAGAAGAAGTAG
- a CDS encoding molecular chaperone HtpG: MDKKQFRAESKRLLEMMINSIYTQKEIFLRELISNSSDAIDKIYYKALTDDSLTFDQEGYFIKVTPNKEARTLTIADTGIGMNQEELESHLGVIAKSGSLAFKQENESKDGRDIIGQFGVGFYSSFMVADKVVVISRPLGSDTAWKWESEGTEGYTIEPTEKAEVGTEVILHIKPDTEEDSYDDYLNEYRLKALIKKYSDFIRYPIKMDLTSSRPKEGAEGEFEEFTEEQHVNSMVPIWRKNKSELKPEDYENFYQEKRYGFDKPIKHVHISADGAVVYQAILFIPETTPFDFYTKEYEKGLELYSSGVLIMNKCADLLPDYFSFVKGMVDSESLSLNISREMLQHDRQLKLIAKNIESKIKGALQSMLKDERDSYEKFYKAFGRQLKFGVYSDYGSHKETLQDLLLFTSSKDKALVTLAEYVSRMPEDQKYIYYASGSSAERIEKLPQTEMVLDKGYEILFFTDDIDEFAIRMLMNYKEKEFRSVASGDLGIEEEKKPEDEAADEENKALFADMAGLLSGKVSAVRASRRLRKHPVCFATEGELTIEMEKVLAAMPDSSGAKAQKILEINTNHEVFAALKDAYTNDRAKLELFTSLLYSQALLIEGLPIEDPVELTNQICQVMV; this comes from the coding sequence TTGGATAAGAAACAGTTTCGCGCGGAATCGAAACGTCTTCTGGAAATGATGATCAACTCCATCTACACGCAAAAAGAAATTTTTCTGCGTGAGCTGATCAGCAACAGCAGTGACGCCATTGATAAAATCTATTATAAAGCGTTAACGGATGACAGCCTGACTTTTGATCAAGAGGGCTATTTCATTAAAGTGACGCCAAACAAGGAAGCTCGTACGCTGACGATCGCCGATACTGGTATCGGTATGAACCAGGAAGAGCTGGAAAGTCATCTCGGCGTAATCGCCAAAAGCGGCTCGCTGGCCTTCAAGCAGGAGAACGAGTCGAAGGACGGCCGCGACATTATCGGGCAGTTCGGCGTTGGGTTCTATTCCTCGTTTATGGTGGCCGATAAAGTGGTCGTCATCTCGCGTCCGCTGGGTAGTGACACCGCCTGGAAGTGGGAATCCGAAGGGACGGAAGGTTATACGATCGAGCCGACTGAGAAGGCTGAGGTGGGAACGGAAGTTATTTTGCACATCAAGCCGGACACCGAGGAAGACAGCTACGACGACTATTTGAACGAATACCGTCTGAAGGCGCTCATCAAGAAATACTCTGATTTTATTCGTTATCCGATCAAAATGGACCTCACCTCCAGCCGTCCGAAGGAAGGCGCAGAGGGCGAATTCGAGGAGTTCACCGAAGAGCAGCATGTCAACAGCATGGTGCCGATCTGGCGCAAAAACAAGAGCGAGCTGAAGCCGGAGGACTACGAGAACTTCTACCAGGAGAAGCGCTACGGCTTCGACAAGCCGATCAAACATGTGCATATTAGCGCCGATGGAGCGGTTGTATACCAAGCGATTTTGTTCATCCCGGAGACGACCCCGTTCGATTTCTACACCAAGGAGTACGAGAAGGGGCTGGAGCTCTATTCCAGCGGCGTGCTCATCATGAACAAATGCGCCGATCTGCTGCCTGACTATTTCAGCTTTGTGAAGGGCATGGTCGATTCCGAGAGCCTGTCGCTCAATATCTCCCGCGAGATGCTGCAGCATGACCGTCAGTTGAAGCTAATCGCCAAAAACATCGAGTCCAAAATCAAAGGCGCGCTGCAATCGATGCTCAAGGATGAGCGCGACAGCTACGAGAAGTTTTACAAGGCTTTCGGTCGCCAGCTGAAGTTCGGCGTTTACAGCGATTACGGCTCCCACAAGGAAACGCTGCAGGATCTGCTGCTGTTCACTTCCTCCAAGGACAAAGCGCTCGTAACGCTGGCTGAATATGTTTCCCGCATGCCTGAGGATCAAAAGTACATCTACTACGCAAGCGGCTCCTCCGCCGAGCGTATCGAGAAGCTGCCTCAAACCGAGATGGTGCTGGATAAAGGCTACGAGATTTTGTTCTTCACCGACGATATCGACGAGTTCGCAATCCGCATGCTGATGAACTACAAGGAGAAGGAATTCCGTTCCGTAGCGAGCGGCGACCTTGGCATCGAGGAAGAGAAGAAGCCGGAGGACGAAGCGGCCGATGAGGAAAATAAGGCGCTATTCGCGGATATGGCGGGGCTGCTTAGCGGCAAAGTCAGTGCTGTGCGCGCTTCGCGGCGCCTGCGTAAACATCCGGTCTGCTTCGCCACCGAGGGCGAGCTGACGATCGAGATGGAGAAGGTTCTGGCTGCTATGCCAGACAGCTCCGGCGCCAAGGCGCAGAAAATCCTTGAGATCAACACGAACCATGAGGTATTCGCTGCCCTTAAGGACGCATATACCAATGACCGCGCCAAGCTGGAGCTATTCACCTCGCTTCTGTACAGCCAAGCGCTGCTTATCGAGGGACTGCCGATCGAAGATCCGGTGGAACTGACGAATCAGATTTGCCAAGTTATGGTTTAA
- a CDS encoding superoxide dismutase, Fe-Mn family, whose protein sequence is MAHQLPALPYANNALEPHIDALTMEIHHDRHHNTYVTNLNAALESAPELASKSLEDLISDLNSVPESIRTAVRNNGGGHANHSLFWTTIGPNAGGAPTGKLAEAIESELGGFAKFQEDFAKAATTRFGSGWAFLAADKEGKLKVYSLPNQDSPIFEGETPLLGLDVWEHAYYLNYQNKRPDYIKAFWNVVNWDEVSKRYEAVAK, encoded by the coding sequence ATGGCACATCAACTTCCAGCTCTTCCGTATGCTAATAACGCACTGGAGCCCCATATCGACGCTCTCACGATGGAAATCCATCACGACCGTCACCACAACACGTACGTAACTAATCTTAACGCCGCTCTTGAGTCCGCTCCTGAACTGGCTTCCAAGTCCCTGGAGGATCTGATCTCCGACCTGAACAGCGTACCTGAGTCCATCCGTACCGCTGTCCGCAACAACGGTGGCGGCCATGCCAACCACAGCCTGTTCTGGACGACGATCGGCCCTAACGCTGGCGGCGCTCCTACAGGCAAGCTGGCTGAAGCTATCGAAAGCGAGCTTGGCGGCTTCGCGAAGTTTCAAGAAGATTTCGCTAAAGCAGCTACGACGCGCTTCGGCAGCGGCTGGGCTTTCCTGGCAGCTGACAAAGAAGGCAAGCTGAAAGTATACAGCCTTCCAAACCAAGACAGCCCGATCTTTGAAGGCGAAACGCCTCTGCTCGGACTGGACGTATGGGAGCATGCCTACTACCTGAACTACCAAAACAAACGTCCAGACTACATCAAAGCGTTCTGGAACGTTGTTAACTGGGATGAAGTTAGCAAACGCTACGAAGCGGTTGCGAAGTAA
- a CDS encoding Ribosomal protein S18 acetylase RimI, whose translation MQVRSFQLADYRAVTSLLQSVLSEDCYDETKEALSRQLSWDSDLVLIAQDGDQVTGIIIGTIDNNRGYYYRVAVHSDYRGQGIAKGLISGLRSRFEQRKVSKILVTADKHNEPVLTFYSSLGFEPSDFYHSFQKLSIVAG comes from the coding sequence ATGCAGGTTCGTTCTTTCCAGCTTGCGGACTATCGTGCCGTAACCTCATTGCTGCAATCTGTATTATCTGAGGATTGTTATGATGAGACGAAGGAAGCTCTCAGTCGCCAGCTGTCTTGGGACAGCGATTTGGTGCTGATTGCACAGGATGGAGATCAAGTTACCGGCATCATCATCGGGACAATTGACAATAACCGCGGATATTACTATCGTGTGGCCGTTCACTCGGATTATCGGGGACAAGGCATCGCTAAAGGTCTCATCTCCGGCTTGCGTAGCCGCTTTGAGCAACGCAAGGTATCGAAGATTCTCGTCACTGCGGACAAGCATAATGAACCCGTTCTTACGTTTTACAGCTCCCTTGGCTTCGAGCCGAGCGATTTTTATCATTCGTTCCAGAAGCTCAGCATTGTAGCAGGATAG